A stretch of the Clavibacter sp. B3I6 genome encodes the following:
- a CDS encoding cell wall metabolism sensor histidine kinase WalK, whose product MSAHPRPRARRHPDGRLQAALRSMTLSKPLHAQLPFILSLAVVGVVAGAGDLDAVASPGFAWGAVIAVLVTIAAAVVPWKRIDSDWVAVLPMLDFLALALANAAISEEVPSTPFLLVFPVIWLAYAFALHVLWLGGLGTAAVLAMPYLGTGRTPDGTTDWSHLVVLPVVMLLVAVAVNLLAQQLFGQHARLEEMQQELTGTLVDLQERNSIIDGVLDAIDDTVIVLDARGRITRRNRAAADLMALADPIDPDDPILGRLMYEEDRTTVVPPERQPVARARTGEVVGREVYWVGDGGAQKAVLVSVSPLVDAAGRTFGSVVVSTDVTALALAVTEREEFVASVSHELKTPLTSILGYVELIADDLVEDDLDDRITAARLAIVERNAQRLLGLIGDLLTAAQHRLAVNRNLVDVGEIVENALDVIRPHAQASGVALVEPDYEELVAEVDAVRIGQVLDNLLSNAVKYTPQGGTVTTEIGVDGDHLHLCVADDGVGMSADDTAQLFTRFFRTSTARASTVAGVGLGLSITRSIVDAHDGTIEVDSTLGAGTTMRVRLPLRVTPGGPGTARD is encoded by the coding sequence GTGAGCGCGCATCCTCGTCCCCGCGCGCGTCGCCACCCGGACGGGCGCCTGCAGGCGGCGCTCCGCAGCATGACGCTCTCGAAGCCGCTGCACGCGCAGCTGCCCTTCATCCTCAGCCTCGCCGTGGTCGGCGTCGTCGCGGGCGCCGGCGACCTCGACGCCGTCGCCTCTCCCGGGTTCGCCTGGGGTGCCGTGATCGCCGTGCTCGTCACGATCGCGGCCGCCGTCGTCCCCTGGAAGCGGATCGACTCGGACTGGGTGGCCGTGCTCCCCATGCTCGACTTCCTCGCCCTCGCGCTGGCCAACGCCGCGATCTCGGAGGAGGTGCCGTCGACCCCGTTCCTCCTCGTCTTCCCCGTCATCTGGCTCGCCTACGCGTTCGCGCTGCACGTGCTGTGGCTCGGCGGCCTCGGCACGGCGGCCGTGCTCGCGATGCCCTACCTCGGCACGGGGAGGACGCCGGACGGCACGACCGACTGGTCGCACCTCGTCGTGCTGCCCGTCGTGATGCTGCTCGTCGCCGTCGCCGTGAACCTCCTCGCGCAGCAGCTCTTCGGCCAGCACGCCCGGCTGGAGGAGATGCAGCAGGAGCTGACGGGCACGCTCGTCGACCTGCAGGAGCGCAACTCGATCATCGACGGCGTGCTCGACGCCATCGACGACACCGTCATCGTCCTCGACGCCCGCGGCCGCATCACCCGACGGAACCGCGCGGCCGCCGACCTCATGGCGCTCGCCGACCCCATCGACCCGGACGACCCGATCCTCGGCCGCCTCATGTACGAGGAGGACCGCACCACCGTCGTGCCGCCCGAGCGGCAGCCGGTGGCCCGCGCCCGCACCGGCGAGGTCGTCGGCCGCGAGGTCTACTGGGTCGGCGACGGCGGCGCGCAGAAGGCCGTGCTCGTGTCGGTCTCCCCGCTCGTCGACGCCGCCGGGCGGACGTTCGGCTCGGTCGTCGTGAGCACCGACGTGACGGCGCTGGCGCTCGCCGTCACCGAGCGCGAGGAGTTCGTGGCGAGCGTCTCGCACGAGCTGAAGACGCCGCTCACCTCGATCCTCGGCTACGTGGAGCTCATCGCCGACGACCTCGTGGAGGACGACCTCGACGACCGGATCACCGCGGCCCGCCTCGCCATCGTGGAGCGGAACGCGCAGCGCCTCCTCGGCCTCATCGGCGACCTCCTCACGGCCGCCCAGCACCGGCTCGCCGTCAACCGCAACCTCGTGGACGTGGGCGAGATCGTCGAGAACGCCCTCGACGTGATCCGCCCGCACGCGCAGGCGAGCGGCGTCGCGCTCGTCGAGCCCGACTACGAGGAGCTGGTGGCCGAGGTCGACGCCGTCCGCATCGGCCAGGTGCTCGACAACCTGCTCAGCAACGCCGTCAAGTACACGCCGCAGGGCGGCACGGTCACCACCGAGATCGGGGTGGACGGCGACCACCTCCACCTCTGCGTCGCCGACGACGGCGTGGGCATGTCCGCCGACGACACGGCGCAGCTGTTCACGCGCTTCTTCCGCACCAGCACCGCCCGCGCGAGCACGGTCGCGGGCGTGGGCCTCGGCCTCAGCATCACCCGCTCCATCGTCGACGCGCACGACGGCACCATCGAGGTGGACAGCACCCTCGGCGCCGGCACCACCATGCGCGTGCGGCTGCCGCTGCGCGTGACGCCGGGCGGTCCGGGCACCGCCCGCGACTGA
- a CDS encoding RDD family protein has translation MAGVGVLRLGSIGQRALARILDYAVITVGYWILFGIFAIIGTAIAGLGTATYDSGDDLAGAAAGLGAFVGGVFLIAVASYIYEVAMVSLWGRTVGKMIVGLRIIRAADGTKPNVGNAFLRWIAPGLAALLPFIGPIGALIVLLSPTFDGSGRRQGWHDKMASTLVVSARQSNS, from the coding sequence GTGGCCGGCGTCGGAGTCCTCCGCCTCGGCTCCATCGGGCAGCGCGCCCTCGCCCGGATCCTCGACTACGCCGTGATCACCGTGGGGTATTGGATCCTGTTCGGGATCTTCGCCATCATCGGAACGGCCATCGCCGGACTCGGCACAGCGACGTACGACTCCGGGGACGACCTGGCGGGTGCTGCCGCCGGCCTGGGCGCCTTCGTGGGGGGAGTGTTCCTGATCGCCGTCGCCTCGTACATCTACGAGGTCGCGATGGTGTCGCTGTGGGGCCGGACCGTGGGCAAGATGATCGTCGGTCTGCGCATCATCCGCGCGGCGGATGGCACGAAGCCGAACGTCGGCAACGCCTTCCTCCGCTGGATCGCTCCCGGGCTCGCGGCGCTGCTCCCGTTCATCGGCCCGATCGGGGCGCTCATCGTCCTCCTCTCGCCGACGTTCGACGGTTCGGGCCGGAGGCAGGGCTGGCACGACAAGATGGCGTCCACGCTCGTGGTGTCCGCGCGACAGTCCAACAGCTGA
- a CDS encoding SDR family oxidoreductase, with product MTEIRNGGNQYEIQDPIAQYPSPPFPQQEQGGAGDEQKFEPTPDHGEESYVGFGRLKGRKVLITGADSGIGKAVAIAFAREGADIALNFLDEELEDARDTASTIEADGRKAALVPGDISDETNCQDIVQAAVDELGGLDCLVMVAGYQRNEEDILDLATEQLDRTLKTNVYSLFWLSKAVLPHLPKGGSIITTSSSQAYQPSANKLDYATSKGAIRNFTQGLAQQLAPKGIRVNSVAPGPFWTVLQPVGQSAEDVEQFGSQSVYGRPGQPAEIAATYVFLASQESSFTSGETIAVTGGTPVH from the coding sequence ATGACCGAGATCCGCAACGGCGGCAACCAGTACGAGATCCAGGACCCGATCGCGCAGTACCCGTCCCCGCCGTTCCCGCAGCAGGAGCAGGGCGGCGCCGGCGACGAGCAGAAGTTCGAGCCGACCCCCGACCACGGCGAGGAGAGCTACGTCGGCTTCGGTCGGCTGAAGGGCCGCAAGGTCCTCATCACGGGCGCCGACTCCGGCATCGGCAAGGCCGTCGCCATCGCGTTCGCGCGCGAGGGCGCCGACATCGCGCTCAACTTCCTCGACGAGGAGCTCGAGGACGCGCGCGACACCGCGTCCACCATCGAGGCCGACGGCCGGAAGGCCGCCCTCGTCCCCGGCGACATCTCCGACGAGACGAACTGCCAGGACATCGTCCAGGCGGCCGTGGACGAGCTCGGCGGCCTCGACTGCCTCGTGATGGTGGCCGGCTACCAGCGCAACGAGGAGGACATCCTCGACCTCGCCACCGAGCAGCTCGACCGCACGCTGAAGACCAACGTGTACTCGCTGTTCTGGCTGAGCAAGGCCGTCCTCCCGCACCTGCCCAAGGGCGGCAGCATCATCACGACGAGCTCCTCGCAGGCGTACCAGCCGAGCGCGAACAAGCTCGACTACGCGACCTCGAAGGGCGCGATCCGGAACTTCACGCAGGGCCTCGCGCAGCAGCTCGCGCCGAAGGGCATCCGCGTCAACTCGGTCGCGCCCGGCCCGTTCTGGACCGTGCTGCAGCCCGTCGGCCAGTCGGCGGAGGACGTCGAGCAGTTCGGCTCCCAGTCGGTCTACGGCCGCCCCGGCCAGCCGGCGGAGATCGCGGCGACCTACGTGTTCCTCGCGAGCCAGGAGTCGAGCTTCACGAGCGGCGAGACGATCGCGGTCACGGGCGGCACGCCCGTCCACTGA
- a CDS encoding ASCH domain-containing protein: protein MTTTPEPDLPPVEFASPGPLRDRPVAAIAAGAKTSTSSLLIQYAAEGEELPVVGSRGTVVDTAGQPVLVIETTAVEIRRLADVPLAHAVDEGEGFTTVAEWRAGHEEFWTSPEVVAELPARFRLDDDAEVVLERFRVVG from the coding sequence GTGACGACGACGCCCGAGCCCGACCTCCCGCCCGTCGAGTTCGCGTCCCCGGGGCCGCTGCGCGATCGGCCCGTCGCGGCGATCGCGGCGGGCGCGAAGACCTCCACCAGCTCGCTGCTGATCCAGTACGCGGCCGAGGGCGAGGAGCTGCCCGTCGTCGGATCCCGCGGCACGGTCGTCGACACGGCCGGGCAGCCGGTCCTGGTGATCGAGACGACCGCCGTGGAGATCCGCCGGCTGGCCGACGTGCCGCTCGCGCACGCGGTGGACGAGGGCGAGGGCTTCACGACGGTCGCCGAGTGGCGCGCCGGCCACGAGGAGTTCTGGACGTCGCCCGAGGTGGTCGCGGAGCTCCCGGCTCGCTTCCGGCTCGACGACGACGCGGAGGTCGTGCTGGAGCGCTTCCGCGTCGTGGGGTGA
- a CDS encoding endo alpha-1,4 polygalactosaminidase: protein MRPLLPLALLTAALLALSGCGTADAAPAPVAVPAAAAARAAAATITLPPTGTRFDYQLGGASKVPTGVGIVVRDSTDAPAPGVYGVCYVNGFQTQPGAAWPAALLVRGADGKPIADPGWPDERILDVSTPAVRTANAARIAPVIDGCAAAGYRAVEFDNLDSWTRSAGALDEDDALAFAALLVARAHDRGLAAAQKNATDLGSRGRDEAGFDFAIAEECDRWRECAAYTDVYGARVLDVEYTDDLRDSGTGACRRIRALDPAPAAIVRDRDLVPAGTRGYAYRAC from the coding sequence ATGCGCCCGCTCCTCCCCCTCGCCCTCCTGACGGCCGCCCTCCTCGCCCTGTCCGGGTGCGGGACGGCGGACGCGGCGCCCGCGCCCGTCGCCGTGCCGGCCGCGGCCGCCGCCCGGGCCGCCGCCGCGACGATCACCCTCCCGCCCACCGGCACGCGCTTCGACTACCAGCTCGGCGGCGCCTCGAAGGTGCCGACCGGGGTCGGGATCGTCGTGCGCGACAGCACCGACGCTCCCGCCCCCGGCGTCTACGGCGTCTGCTACGTCAACGGGTTCCAGACCCAGCCGGGCGCGGCCTGGCCCGCCGCGCTCCTCGTGCGCGGGGCCGACGGGAAGCCGATCGCGGATCCGGGCTGGCCCGACGAGCGCATCCTCGACGTCTCCACGCCCGCGGTCCGCACCGCGAACGCCGCCCGGATCGCCCCCGTGATCGACGGGTGCGCGGCCGCCGGGTACCGCGCCGTCGAGTTCGACAACCTCGACTCGTGGACCCGCTCGGCCGGCGCCCTCGACGAGGACGACGCGCTCGCCTTCGCGGCCCTGCTCGTCGCCCGCGCGCACGACCGCGGCCTCGCCGCCGCGCAGAAGAACGCGACCGACCTCGGATCGCGCGGCCGTGACGAGGCCGGCTTCGACTTCGCGATCGCCGAGGAGTGCGACCGCTGGAGGGAGTGCGCGGCCTACACGGACGTCTACGGCGCCCGGGTCCTCGACGTCGAGTACACCGACGACCTCCGCGACTCCGGGACCGGCGCGTGCCGGCGCATCCGCGCGCTGGATCCGGCGCCGGCCGCGATCGTGCGCGACCGCGACCTGGTGCCCGCCGGGACCCGGGGGTACGCGTACCGCGCCTGCTGA